The following proteins are co-located in the Neodiprion virginianus isolate iyNeoVirg1 chromosome 6, iyNeoVirg1.1, whole genome shotgun sequence genome:
- the LOC124307121 gene encoding ubiquitin domain-containing protein 1, translating to MGGCIGITRARNGSVDDTSGNSTRTNSGNSRKNHPLCHEVIRWKSDVPLTEGQLRSKRDEFWDTAPAFDGRKEIWDALRAGATAAEAQDYQLAQAILDGANVSVPNGYLTECYDELGTRYQVPIYCLSYPINIVKEDSGRDSPADCSEPVDGGTEMTLKLRLSTTLGDVKLPVYSKDTIGAAKKKLQSQEGLEPSRQRWFFGGKLLGDKMHIEEAKIQQSYVIQVIVNPEKIDTSPTKTS from the exons ATGGGAGGCTGCATAGGCATAACAAGGGCTAGGAACGGCTCTGTTGACGACACGTCGGGCAACTCTACGAGGACAAATTCAG gtaattcaagaaaaaaccATCCACTTTGTCACGAAGTGATCAGATGGAAGTCGGACGTTCCTTTGACCGAGGGTCAACTCAGAAGCAAGAGAGATGAATTTTGGGATACCGCGCCAGCTTTTGACGGGCGCAAAGAAATATGGGACGCCTTAAGGGCTGGCGCGACCGCGGCTGAGGCCCAAGACTATCAGTTGGCACAGGCCATTTTGGACGGAGCTAATGTCTCGGTGCCTAATGGATATTTAACTGAGTGTTACGATGAATTGGGAACTAGATATCAGGTTCCGATTTACTGCTTGTCATATccaataaatattgttaaagAAGACAGCGGTAGAGATTCGCCAGCTGACTGTTCTG AGCCCGTCGACGGAGGCACAGAAATGACTTTGAAACTTAGGCTGTCTACAACCCTAGGAGATGTTAAATTACCCGTTTATAGTAAAGACACGATAGGAGCTGCCAAGAAAAAGTTGCAg AGTCAAGAAGGTCTGGAACCATCGAGGCAAAGGTGGTTTTTTGGCGGAAAACTACTTGGAGACAAAATGCACATAGAAGAAGCTAAGATTCAACAAAGTTACGTAATACAAGTAATTGTAAATCCggaaaaaattgacacaaGCCCTACAAAAACTAGTTGA
- the LOC124307116 gene encoding cytochrome c oxidase assembly protein COX15 homolog isoform X1 codes for MLSVARHSTKILGRANLTGSCYVRRTFIASLPRKASRTNGLSIFRRIPVQAGRFQSLLRQTGTIALNYASKATPNSKKIVGTWMLTCSGMVFIAVALGGITRLTESGLSMVTWKLLGERMPLTEHDWIEEFEKYKEFPEFKITNKNITLEEFKRIWWMEYLHRTWGRLIGAAFIIPATFFWTKGWFDKKTKLRVTALGTLIGMQGLMGWYMVKSGLEDRFNGPSDVPRVSQYRLASHLGLAFIIYTGFLYNALDKLIPAQKVAVDYFGTRKFDTNITKGLRKLRMMTHSTKGLIFLTAISGAFVAGMDAGLVYNSFPKMGDKWIPDDILAISPTLRNFTENPTTVQFDHRILGITTLSMITATWWISRKYTLPGRGAKAAMAVLCLGYLQVLLGITTLLHYVPVPLAASHQSGSLALLSAATWLCHELKYVKRLPK; via the exons ATGTTGAGCGTTGCTCGTCACTCTACCAAAATTCTTGGTCGAGCTAATCTGACAGGTTCGTGTTATGTCAGACGAACATTCATCGCCTCGCTGCCAAGAAAAGCGTCACGCACAAATGGGCTGTCCATTTTTCGAAGGATTCCCGTTCAAGCAGGAAGG TTTCAGAGCCTACTAAGACAGACTGGTACCATAGCACTGAATTATGCATCCAAAGCAACTCCAAATTCAAAGAAGATTGTCGGCACCTGGATGCTGACATGTAGTGGAATGGTTTTCATTGCAGTAGCTTTAG GAGGCATAACCAGACTCACAGAATCCGGATTATCTATGGTGACGTGGAAATTACTCGGAGAAAGAATGCCCTTAACGGAACATGACTGGATTGAAGAGTTTGAGAAGTACAAAGAGTTTCCAGAATTCAAAAT AACGAACAAAAACATAACACTGGAAGAATTCAAGCGCATCTGGTGGATGGAATACTTGCATAGAACATGGGGTCGCCTGATAGGTGCTGCTTTCATAATTCCGGCAACATTTTTCTGGACAAAGGGTTGGTTTGATAAGAAAACAAAGCTTAGAGTTACTGCTCTTGGAACCTTGATTGGCATGCAAGGATTAATGGGCTGGTACATGGTCAAATCTGGGCTAGAGGACAGATTCAACGGTCCTTCTGATGTACCGAGAGTTTCTCAATACCGCCTAGCCTCACACCTTGGGTTAGCATTTATTATCTACACTGGCTTTCTCTATAACGCTTTGGACAAATTAATTCCAGCACAGAAAGTGGCTGTTGATTATTTTGGtacgcgaaaatttgataccAATATTACAAAGGGTCTGCGAAAGCTTCGAATGATGACCCATTCAACAAAGGGCCTTATCTTCCTCACGGCCATATCTGGCGCCTTTGTTGCCGGAATGGATGCTGGACTTGTCTATAACTCATTTCCGAAAATGGGAGACAAATGGATACCTGACGACATACTCGCCATTTCACCTACACTTAGAAATTTCACTGAAAATCCAACAACCGTACAATTTGATCATAGAATATTA GGTATTACAACACTTTCCATGATAACAGCAACTTGGTGGATTTCACGGAAGTACACCTTGCCTGGACGGGGGGCTAAGGCTGCAATGGCTGTTTTGTGTTTAGGGTACCTGCAGGTTCTTCTGGGCATTACGACACTTTTACATTATGTTCCCGTCCCACTAGCAGCTTCCCATCAGTCTGGAAGTTTGGCACTACTCTCTGCAGCGACGTGGCTTTGCCATGAATTAAAATACGTTAAACGTCTACCCAAATGA
- the LOC124307116 gene encoding cytochrome c oxidase assembly protein COX15 homolog isoform X2 — protein sequence MLSVARHSTKILGRANLTGSCYVRRTFIASLPRKASRTNGLSIFRRIPVQAGRSLLRQTGTIALNYASKATPNSKKIVGTWMLTCSGMVFIAVALGGITRLTESGLSMVTWKLLGERMPLTEHDWIEEFEKYKEFPEFKITNKNITLEEFKRIWWMEYLHRTWGRLIGAAFIIPATFFWTKGWFDKKTKLRVTALGTLIGMQGLMGWYMVKSGLEDRFNGPSDVPRVSQYRLASHLGLAFIIYTGFLYNALDKLIPAQKVAVDYFGTRKFDTNITKGLRKLRMMTHSTKGLIFLTAISGAFVAGMDAGLVYNSFPKMGDKWIPDDILAISPTLRNFTENPTTVQFDHRILGITTLSMITATWWISRKYTLPGRGAKAAMAVLCLGYLQVLLGITTLLHYVPVPLAASHQSGSLALLSAATWLCHELKYVKRLPK from the exons ATGTTGAGCGTTGCTCGTCACTCTACCAAAATTCTTGGTCGAGCTAATCTGACAGGTTCGTGTTATGTCAGACGAACATTCATCGCCTCGCTGCCAAGAAAAGCGTCACGCACAAATGGGCTGTCCATTTTTCGAAGGATTCCCGTTCAAGCAGGAAGG AGCCTACTAAGACAGACTGGTACCATAGCACTGAATTATGCATCCAAAGCAACTCCAAATTCAAAGAAGATTGTCGGCACCTGGATGCTGACATGTAGTGGAATGGTTTTCATTGCAGTAGCTTTAG GAGGCATAACCAGACTCACAGAATCCGGATTATCTATGGTGACGTGGAAATTACTCGGAGAAAGAATGCCCTTAACGGAACATGACTGGATTGAAGAGTTTGAGAAGTACAAAGAGTTTCCAGAATTCAAAAT AACGAACAAAAACATAACACTGGAAGAATTCAAGCGCATCTGGTGGATGGAATACTTGCATAGAACATGGGGTCGCCTGATAGGTGCTGCTTTCATAATTCCGGCAACATTTTTCTGGACAAAGGGTTGGTTTGATAAGAAAACAAAGCTTAGAGTTACTGCTCTTGGAACCTTGATTGGCATGCAAGGATTAATGGGCTGGTACATGGTCAAATCTGGGCTAGAGGACAGATTCAACGGTCCTTCTGATGTACCGAGAGTTTCTCAATACCGCCTAGCCTCACACCTTGGGTTAGCATTTATTATCTACACTGGCTTTCTCTATAACGCTTTGGACAAATTAATTCCAGCACAGAAAGTGGCTGTTGATTATTTTGGtacgcgaaaatttgataccAATATTACAAAGGGTCTGCGAAAGCTTCGAATGATGACCCATTCAACAAAGGGCCTTATCTTCCTCACGGCCATATCTGGCGCCTTTGTTGCCGGAATGGATGCTGGACTTGTCTATAACTCATTTCCGAAAATGGGAGACAAATGGATACCTGACGACATACTCGCCATTTCACCTACACTTAGAAATTTCACTGAAAATCCAACAACCGTACAATTTGATCATAGAATATTA GGTATTACAACACTTTCCATGATAACAGCAACTTGGTGGATTTCACGGAAGTACACCTTGCCTGGACGGGGGGCTAAGGCTGCAATGGCTGTTTTGTGTTTAGGGTACCTGCAGGTTCTTCTGGGCATTACGACACTTTTACATTATGTTCCCGTCCCACTAGCAGCTTCCCATCAGTCTGGAAGTTTGGCACTACTCTCTGCAGCGACGTGGCTTTGCCATGAATTAAAATACGTTAAACGTCTACCCAAATGA
- the LOC124307116 gene encoding cytochrome c oxidase assembly protein COX15 homolog isoform X4, with amino-acid sequence MLSVARHSTKILGRANLTGSCYVRRTFIASLPRKASRTNGLSIFRRIPVQAGRFQSLLRQTGTIALNYASKATPNSKKIVGTWMLTCSGMVFIAVALGGITRLTESGLSMVTWKLLGERMPLTEHDWIEEFEKYKEFPEFKITNKNITLEEFKRIWWMEYLHRTWGRLIGAAFIIPATFFWTKGWFDKKTKLRVTALGTLIGMQGLMGWYMVKSGLEDRFNGPSDVPRVSQYRLASHLGVCESFE; translated from the exons ATGTTGAGCGTTGCTCGTCACTCTACCAAAATTCTTGGTCGAGCTAATCTGACAGGTTCGTGTTATGTCAGACGAACATTCATCGCCTCGCTGCCAAGAAAAGCGTCACGCACAAATGGGCTGTCCATTTTTCGAAGGATTCCCGTTCAAGCAGGAAGG TTTCAGAGCCTACTAAGACAGACTGGTACCATAGCACTGAATTATGCATCCAAAGCAACTCCAAATTCAAAGAAGATTGTCGGCACCTGGATGCTGACATGTAGTGGAATGGTTTTCATTGCAGTAGCTTTAG GAGGCATAACCAGACTCACAGAATCCGGATTATCTATGGTGACGTGGAAATTACTCGGAGAAAGAATGCCCTTAACGGAACATGACTGGATTGAAGAGTTTGAGAAGTACAAAGAGTTTCCAGAATTCAAAAT AACGAACAAAAACATAACACTGGAAGAATTCAAGCGCATCTGGTGGATGGAATACTTGCATAGAACATGGGGTCGCCTGATAGGTGCTGCTTTCATAATTCCGGCAACATTTTTCTGGACAAAGGGTTGGTTTGATAAGAAAACAAAGCTTAGAGTTACTGCTCTTGGAACCTTGATTGGCATGCAAGGATTAATGGGCTGGTACATGGTCAAATCTGGGCTAGAGGACAGATTCAACGGTCCTTCTGATGTACCGAGAGTTTCTCAATACCGCCTAGCCTCACACCTTGG GGTCTGCGAAAGCTTCGAATGA
- the LOC124307989 gene encoding tubulin alpha-8 chain-like, whose protein sequence is MAKAKGQAASKSGEVVTIFVGQAGTQMANACWELFCLEHGIKSDGYLYDGFKVVDKSFQKFFAPSQASKMVPRTVIVDLEPTVIDEIRTGAYRDLFDPSSLISGKEDAANCYARGYYSVGSEAIDLVLDRVRKVSEGCPKLSGFIVFRSFGGGTGSGFTALLLESLSADYSKKSKLDLAIYPAPHISTAVVEPYNSVLTTHGTLDFEDCCFIADNEALYEICDRNLNVPRPTYTNLNRLLAQVVSSITASLRFEGAINVSLEEFQTNLVPYPRIHFPLVTYSPITSCCKAVYEESSVAQITNECFEPSNQLVKCDPRKGAYLSCCLLYRGDVSPTDVNRAISSLKQHKSIKFVDWCPTGFKLGINYQPPFTVPGGDLSKTSRSLVMVSNNTAVRHAWARIGNKYDLMFKKRAFVHHYIGEGMEEEEFQDARDDIAALIEDYKEINM, encoded by the exons atggCAAAGGCCAAAGGACAAGCGGCGAGTAAGTCAGGAGAGGTTGTCACGATATTTGTAGGTCAAGCTGGAACCCAGATGGCAAATGCATGCTGGGAACTTTTTTGCTTGGAACATGGAATCAAGTCTGATGGATATCTTTACGACGGTTTCAAAGTAGTCGATAAGTCGTTTCAGAAATTCTTCGCTCCGTCTCAA GCTAGCAAAATGGTACCTCGCACAGTGATTGTAGATCTTGAGCCAACAGTGATCGACGAAATCCGAACCGGTGCCTACAGAGATCTATTTGATCCATCGTCATTGATATCTGGCAAGGAAGACGCAGCTAATTGTTACGCTAGAGGCTATTATTCGGTGGGATCTGAGGCAATAGATCTCGTCCTCGATCGCGTTCGAAAAGTATCAGAAGGATGTCCGAAATTGTCCGGATTCATCGTTTTCAG ATCTTTCGGCGGTGGTACAGGAAGCGGCTTCACCGCTCTACTCCTCGAAAGCCTGTCCGCTGATTACAGCAAGAAGTCAAAATTGGACCTTGCGATTTATCCGGCACCCCACATTTCCACAGCAGTCGTCGAGCCCTACAATTCCGTACTGACAACGCACGGCACCCTAGATTTTGAAGACTGTTGCTTCATCGCGGACAACGAAGCTCTGTACGAAATATGCGACAG GAATCTCAACGTGCCACGACCGACTTATACAAATCTGAACCGGCTGTTGGCCCAAGTGGTTTCAAGCATTACGGCATCCTTGAGATTTGAAGGGGCGATAAACGTCAGCCTTGAAGAATTCCAGACGAACCTGGTTCCCTATCCTCGAATTCACTTCCCGCTGGTTACCTACTCGCCTATTACAAGTTGCTGCAAGGCCGTCTACGAGGAGTCGAGTGTCGCGCAAATAACGAACGAGTGTTTCGAGCCATCGAATCAG CTGGTCAAGTGCGATCCCCGTAAAGGGGCCTACTTGAGCTGCTGTCTGCTTTACAGAGGGGACGTCAGCCCGACGGACGTGAACCGGGCGATATCGTCGCTGAAGCAGCACAAGTCGATAAAGTTCGTCGATTGGTGCCCAACAGGATTCAAG CTGGGCATCAATTATCAGCCGCCGTTTACGGTCCCGGGTGGCGATTTGTCGAAGACGTCCCGTTCCCTCGTCATGGTGAGCAACAACACGGCCGTAAGACACGCCTGGGCCCGAATCGGCAACAAGTATGATCTGATGTTCAAGAAGAGGGCATTCGTTCATCACTACATCGGCGAAGGGATGGAAGAGGAGGAGTTCCAGGATGCTCGTGACGACATAGCTGCTCTGATTGAAGAttacaaagaaataaacaTGTGA
- the LOC124307116 gene encoding cytochrome c oxidase assembly protein COX15 homolog isoform X3 has translation MLSVARHSTKILGRANLTGSCYVRRTFIASLPRKASRTNGLSIFRRIPVQAGRFQSLLRQTGTIALNYASKATPNSKKIVGTWMLTCSGMVFIAVALGGITRLTESGLSMVTWKLLGERMPLTEHDWIEEFEKYKEFPEFKITNKNITLEEFKRIWWMEYLHRTWGRLIGAAFIIPATFFWTKGWFDKKTKLRVTALGTLIGMQGLMGWYMVKSGLEDRFNGPSDVPRVSQYRLASHLGVLQHFP, from the exons ATGTTGAGCGTTGCTCGTCACTCTACCAAAATTCTTGGTCGAGCTAATCTGACAGGTTCGTGTTATGTCAGACGAACATTCATCGCCTCGCTGCCAAGAAAAGCGTCACGCACAAATGGGCTGTCCATTTTTCGAAGGATTCCCGTTCAAGCAGGAAGG TTTCAGAGCCTACTAAGACAGACTGGTACCATAGCACTGAATTATGCATCCAAAGCAACTCCAAATTCAAAGAAGATTGTCGGCACCTGGATGCTGACATGTAGTGGAATGGTTTTCATTGCAGTAGCTTTAG GAGGCATAACCAGACTCACAGAATCCGGATTATCTATGGTGACGTGGAAATTACTCGGAGAAAGAATGCCCTTAACGGAACATGACTGGATTGAAGAGTTTGAGAAGTACAAAGAGTTTCCAGAATTCAAAAT AACGAACAAAAACATAACACTGGAAGAATTCAAGCGCATCTGGTGGATGGAATACTTGCATAGAACATGGGGTCGCCTGATAGGTGCTGCTTTCATAATTCCGGCAACATTTTTCTGGACAAAGGGTTGGTTTGATAAGAAAACAAAGCTTAGAGTTACTGCTCTTGGAACCTTGATTGGCATGCAAGGATTAATGGGCTGGTACATGGTCAAATCTGGGCTAGAGGACAGATTCAACGGTCCTTCTGATGTACCGAGAGTTTCTCAATACCGCCTAGCCTCACACCTTGG GGTATTACAACACTTTCCATGA